A genomic window from Streptomyces mirabilis includes:
- a CDS encoding MFS transporter, translating into MTLMLRAAEDTRISARVAPPTWLVVALACAGQFLVVLDVSVVNVALPSMRTDLGLSAPGLQWVVNAYAIAFAGFMLLGGRAGDLYGRKRMFLVGLALFTVASLGGGLAQAGWQLLVARAAQGLGAAVLAPSTLTILTSAVPEGAARARAIATWTAVGAGGGAAGGLVGGLLVDGLSWRWVLLINVPVGAVVLAGAARWLVESRAGDGRRLDLPGALLVTAGLATLAYGIVQTEAEGWAAAATLVPLCAGLALIGLFLLVEARTRVPLMPLRLLGVRAVASANAAMFVCGSAMFCMWFFMTLYAQNVLGYSPLGAGLALVPSSLAVVLGSKLAPRLMPVVGARNVAVIGSLVAAAGFGWQSTMTADGSYLTAIMFPGVLMMAGAGLAATPLASLATSGAAPGDAGLVSGLVNTSRTMGGSLGLAVMSTIAASRTGSDSSAQALTAGYALAFRTGGYVLLGGAVLMLLWLPSKISAR; encoded by the coding sequence ATGACCCTCATGCTTCGAGCCGCGGAAGACACCCGAATATCAGCTCGCGTCGCGCCGCCCACCTGGCTGGTGGTGGCGCTCGCCTGCGCCGGACAGTTCCTCGTCGTGCTCGACGTGTCCGTCGTGAACGTGGCGCTGCCGTCCATGCGGACCGACCTGGGGCTGAGCGCGCCGGGGCTGCAGTGGGTGGTCAACGCGTACGCGATCGCCTTCGCCGGGTTCATGCTGCTCGGCGGGCGGGCCGGTGACCTGTACGGGCGCAAGCGGATGTTCCTGGTGGGGCTCGCGCTGTTCACGGTGGCCTCGCTGGGCGGCGGGCTCGCCCAGGCGGGCTGGCAGTTGCTGGTCGCGCGGGCCGCGCAGGGGCTCGGAGCGGCGGTGCTCGCGCCCTCGACGCTGACGATCCTCACCTCGGCGGTCCCGGAGGGCGCCGCCCGCGCGCGGGCCATCGCGACCTGGACGGCGGTCGGCGCCGGGGGCGGGGCGGCCGGCGGTCTGGTCGGCGGCCTGCTGGTGGACGGGCTGTCGTGGCGGTGGGTGCTGCTGATCAACGTGCCGGTGGGCGCGGTGGTGCTGGCGGGCGCCGCACGGTGGCTCGTGGAGAGCCGGGCCGGGGACGGGCGGCGGCTCGACCTGCCGGGCGCGCTGCTGGTGACGGCGGGGCTCGCGACCCTCGCGTACGGGATCGTGCAGACCGAGGCGGAGGGGTGGGCGGCGGCCGCGACCCTCGTACCGCTGTGTGCCGGGCTCGCGCTGATCGGCCTGTTCCTCCTGGTCGAGGCGCGGACGCGGGTGCCGCTGATGCCGCTGCGCCTGCTCGGTGTGCGGGCGGTGGCGTCGGCGAACGCGGCCATGTTCGTGTGCGGCTCCGCGATGTTCTGCATGTGGTTCTTCATGACGCTGTACGCGCAGAACGTGCTCGGCTACTCGCCGCTGGGTGCCGGGCTCGCGCTGGTGCCGAGCTCACTGGCGGTGGTCCTGGGCTCGAAACTCGCACCGCGGCTCATGCCGGTGGTCGGGGCGCGCAACGTCGCCGTCATCGGGTCGCTGGTCGCCGCGGCGGGCTTCGGCTGGCAGTCGACGATGACGGCCGACGGCTCCTACCTGACGGCGATCATGTTCCCCGGGGTCCTGATGATGGCGGGCGCGGGGCTGGCCGCCACCCCGCTCGCCTCGCTCGCGACCTCGGGGGCGGCGCCGGGGGACGCCGGTCTGGTGTCCGGGCTGGTCAACACCTCCCGCACGATGGGCGGTTCGCTCGGTCTCGCCGTCATGTCGACCATCGCGGCCTCGCGTACGGGGAGCGACTCGTCGGCACAGGCACTGACCGCGGGATACGCGCTGGCCTTCCGTACGGGCGGTTACGTGCTGCTCGGCGGGGCGGTGCTGATGCTGCTGTGGCTGCCCTCGAAGATCTCCGCTCGCTGA
- a CDS encoding SigE family RNA polymerase sigma factor, translated as MGDRKQARDEEFQRFVIGRWPRLMRTAFLLTGEQHAAEDLVQTTLEQVYVAWRRVGAADDPEAYVRRVMINAHARKHRRRLKEFLAPKDDSGLTHELPDQGDRIAQADDRSALLTALVQLPPRQREAVVLRYWEDLSESQAAEAMGCSVGAVKSNAAKGIAKLRAIPGLADMVTHGGRK; from the coding sequence ATGGGGGATCGGAAGCAGGCTCGGGACGAGGAGTTCCAGCGCTTTGTCATCGGCCGCTGGCCGCGGTTGATGCGTACGGCATTTCTCCTTACGGGGGAGCAGCACGCCGCCGAGGACCTGGTCCAGACGACGCTGGAGCAGGTCTATGTGGCCTGGCGCAGGGTCGGCGCGGCCGACGATCCGGAGGCCTACGTACGGCGCGTGATGATCAACGCGCATGCCCGCAAACACCGCAGAAGGCTCAAGGAGTTCCTGGCGCCGAAGGACGACTCGGGGCTCACGCACGAACTGCCGGACCAAGGTGACCGGATCGCCCAGGCCGACGACCGCAGCGCCCTGCTGACGGCGCTCGTCCAACTGCCGCCGCGCCAGCGCGAGGCGGTGGTCCTGCGGTACTGGGAGGACCTGAGCGAGAGCCAGGCGGCGGAGGCGATGGGCTGTTCGGTGGGCGCGGTGAAGAGCAACGCGGCGAAGGGGATCGCGAAGCTGCGCGCCATACCGGGCCTGGCGGACATGGTGACGCACGGAGGGCGGAAGTGA
- a CDS encoding response regulator transcription factor codes for MPRDHRPTKSVRVLLAEDQGMMRGALALLLGMEPDIEVVAQVAAGDAIVDAALTHRPDVALLDIELPGMSGLDAAAVLREQAPDCRVLILTTFGRPGYLRRAMEAGAAGFLVKDGPVEDLAEAIRRVLTGETVIDPALAAAALSAGPNPLTARECDVLKASADGATVADIASKLHLSESTVRNYLSSAIGKTSTRNRMEAMREARQQGWL; via the coding sequence ATGCCCCGGGACCACCGGCCCACGAAGTCCGTGCGTGTCCTGCTTGCCGAGGATCAGGGAATGATGCGGGGCGCGCTCGCCCTGTTGCTGGGGATGGAGCCGGACATCGAGGTCGTCGCCCAGGTCGCGGCGGGAGACGCCATCGTGGACGCGGCGCTGACCCACCGCCCGGACGTGGCCCTGCTGGACATCGAGCTGCCCGGGATGAGCGGTCTGGACGCCGCCGCCGTACTGCGCGAACAGGCGCCGGACTGCCGCGTGTTGATCCTCACCACCTTCGGCCGGCCCGGGTATCTGCGGCGCGCGATGGAGGCGGGCGCCGCCGGTTTCCTGGTCAAGGACGGCCCCGTGGAGGACCTGGCCGAGGCGATCCGGCGGGTGCTGACCGGCGAGACGGTCATCGACCCGGCGCTCGCCGCCGCCGCGTTGAGCGCCGGACCCAATCCGCTCACCGCCCGTGAGTGCGACGTCCTGAAGGCCTCGGCGGACGGCGCCACCGTCGCCGACATCGCCTCCAAGCTCCATCTCTCCGAGTCGACCGTCCGCAACTACCTCTCCTCCGCGATCGGCAAGACGAGCACCCGCAACCGCATGGAGGCGATGCGGGAGGCCCGCCAACAGGGCTGGCTCTGA